A window of the Glaciimonas sp. CA11.2 genome harbors these coding sequences:
- a CDS encoding winged helix-turn-helix domain-containing protein, giving the protein MTSEKASILIIEDEPSIAELVAYTMSEAGWSPTVASTAAEGWSSIQHRTPELVLLDWMLPDQSGLRFLSRLRAERQFQSILVMMLTAKSMEEDKISGLDNGADDYMTKPFSPRELTSRVKALLRRKNPDQTVGMMSAGAVTLDPASCSVLMNEQKIDIGHAEYRLLKFFMANPDRVFSRSQLLDKVWGDHVVIEERTVDVHILRLRKALHEADNLIRTVRSVGYMLSTK; this is encoded by the coding sequence ATGACTTCTGAAAAAGCATCAATTCTGATCATTGAGGATGAACCGTCGATTGCAGAGTTAGTTGCATACACCATGTCGGAGGCAGGTTGGAGTCCGACGGTGGCGTCTACGGCAGCCGAAGGTTGGTCATCGATTCAGCATCGAACGCCAGAGTTGGTGCTGTTGGACTGGATGCTTCCCGATCAGAGTGGACTCAGATTTTTGTCACGTCTACGTGCAGAACGGCAATTTCAGTCGATACTGGTGATGATGCTAACGGCTAAATCCATGGAAGAGGATAAGATATCCGGTTTGGATAATGGTGCGGATGATTATATGACCAAGCCGTTTTCACCACGTGAGCTAACGTCGCGGGTGAAAGCATTATTGCGTCGTAAAAATCCTGATCAGACTGTTGGCATGATGTCTGCTGGCGCGGTAACGCTTGATCCAGCGAGTTGTTCGGTGCTGATGAATGAACAGAAAATTGATATCGGACACGCCGAGTATCGTCTGCTGAAGTTCTTTATGGCCAATCCCGATCGGGTTTTTTCACGCAGTCAATTACTTGACAAGGTGTGGGGCGATCATGTGGTTATCGAAGAGCGAACGGTAGACGTGCACATACTACGCTTACGGAAGGCTCTGCATGAGGCGGATAATTTGATTCGTACCGTGCGTAGCGTCGGCTACATGTTGTCGACAAAATAA
- the phoR gene encoding phosphate regulon sensor histidine kinase PhoR, translating to MNPTMLFWIPAALRLLMIFVVSAFAWLFFGAIPGLLLCAASLVMLIVLQLYYLYRLGGWLDNPRGQKLPDGWGAWTDIFSRLYRLRRDDEKNQAELSEWLARFRQAMHLLPDGVVIMDDVLFLEWCNPAAERHLGLQHGRDKGMRVTNLIRNPDFIDYIILGRYDQPLLLTLRERKLVVQIIPFENRRQILVTHDATESERIDMMRRDFIANASHELRTPLTVINGFLEIAQAHPNLDPQVRAGHLKMMTEQGQRMQNLIGDMLTLTRLESIDYPMRPERVYIEAMLKNILQEVELLSAGQHIFSLHIDGPDINGNTEELRSAFNNLVSNAVRYTPAGGKIDLIWQNTLKGPQFVVRDTGIGFSAEHMSRLTERFYRVDKSRSRETRGTGLGLAIVKHVLLRHGGVLGVESSQDKGSVFTARLPTTIVINSKADIH from the coding sequence ATGAATCCAACGATGTTGTTCTGGATACCAGCGGCCCTTCGGCTGCTGATGATTTTTGTCGTTTCGGCTTTCGCGTGGCTTTTTTTTGGGGCAATTCCAGGGTTGCTTTTGTGCGCCGCAAGTCTCGTAATGCTGATTGTTTTGCAACTATATTATTTGTATCGTTTAGGTGGCTGGCTGGATAATCCTCGTGGACAAAAGCTTCCAGATGGTTGGGGAGCGTGGACAGACATTTTTTCACGTTTGTATCGTCTGCGACGTGATGATGAAAAAAATCAAGCTGAACTGTCCGAATGGCTGGCGCGTTTTCGACAGGCCATGCATCTATTGCCTGACGGTGTGGTGATCATGGATGACGTTTTATTTTTGGAGTGGTGTAATCCAGCGGCCGAGCGTCATCTCGGCCTCCAACATGGCCGCGACAAAGGAATGCGTGTTACCAATTTGATCCGAAACCCAGATTTCATCGATTACATAATTCTTGGTCGCTATGATCAGCCGCTGCTATTAACGCTACGCGAGCGGAAACTGGTTGTACAAATTATTCCATTTGAAAATCGCCGTCAGATTCTGGTAACCCATGACGCGACTGAATCAGAACGCATCGATATGATGCGCCGCGATTTTATCGCTAATGCCTCACATGAATTACGCACACCGCTGACGGTTATTAACGGTTTTTTAGAAATTGCCCAAGCCCATCCAAATCTCGACCCACAAGTAAGGGCTGGACATCTAAAAATGATGACCGAGCAGGGCCAGCGGATGCAAAATTTGATTGGCGACATGCTGACACTAACGCGGCTTGAGTCAATCGATTATCCGATGCGTCCAGAACGCGTGTATATCGAAGCTATGTTAAAAAATATTTTGCAAGAAGTTGAGTTGTTGTCGGCTGGTCAACATATTTTTTCTCTTCACATAGATGGCCCGGATATCAACGGAAACACAGAAGAATTACGAAGTGCTTTCAATAATTTGGTATCTAACGCTGTGCGGTACACCCCGGCTGGCGGGAAAATAGATTTGATTTGGCAAAATACGCTCAAGGGACCACAGTTCGTGGTGCGTGATACGGGTATAGGATTCAGTGCTGAGCATATGTCGCGTTTGACCGAACGTTTCTACAGGGTGGACAAAAGCCGGTCTCGCGAGACGCGAGGAACCGGGCTTGGCCTAGCCATTGTTAAACATGTATTACTTCGACATGGGGGAGTGTTGGGCGTCGAGTCGAGTCAAGACAAGGGGAGCGTGTTCACAGCACGCCTACCGACGACGATCGTAATAAATAGTAAGGCTGATATACATTGA
- a CDS encoding patatin-like phospholipase family protein: MNAILSPRCLPVVRSSLSILLTLSLVTACTTIAPVAPVTPVVTVPVVQKEAPRHIKIGLALGGGAARGFAHIGVIKALEAQGIVPDIVVGTSAGSVVGALYAAGNNGYALQKLALKMDEAAFSDWSIPLFAKVSGVLKGIGLENYVNNTIGNVPIEKLKIPFGAVATDLNSGQPILFRRGNTGLAVRASSAVPGVFQSVKIGSHLYVDGGLVAPVPVRFAKEMGADFVIAVDISAVPKAQAASSSVDVLLQTFAIMGQTINEKDLKEADIVIQPRLDAMKGNDFNGRNMAILAGEQAVMAQMVEIKRKLLEKRGG, encoded by the coding sequence ATGAACGCTATCTTATCGCCTCGTTGCCTGCCAGTAGTCAGATCATCGCTGTCTATTTTGCTCACTTTGTCTTTAGTCACAGCCTGTACGACTATTGCACCAGTCGCGCCAGTGACACCCGTAGTCACGGTGCCGGTTGTTCAAAAAGAAGCGCCGCGGCACATTAAAATTGGCCTTGCCTTGGGTGGTGGCGCGGCACGTGGCTTCGCGCACATTGGAGTCATTAAGGCTCTTGAAGCCCAAGGCATAGTTCCGGATATCGTCGTTGGTACCAGCGCAGGTAGCGTTGTTGGGGCGCTTTACGCCGCAGGAAACAACGGATACGCATTGCAAAAATTGGCATTGAAAATGGATGAGGCGGCATTTTCTGATTGGTCGATTCCCTTATTTGCCAAGGTAAGCGGAGTTTTAAAAGGCATCGGCCTTGAAAACTATGTTAATAATACCATCGGTAATGTTCCGATCGAAAAACTGAAAATCCCATTCGGAGCAGTCGCTACAGATCTGAACTCAGGCCAGCCGATTTTATTTCGGCGAGGAAATACTGGGTTAGCAGTGCGTGCTTCCTCAGCCGTCCCGGGCGTATTTCAATCGGTCAAGATTGGTAGCCATCTATATGTAGATGGTGGGTTGGTGGCCCCGGTACCAGTTCGATTTGCCAAGGAAATGGGTGCCGACTTTGTGATTGCTGTCGATATCTCTGCCGTGCCGAAAGCGCAGGCCGCATCTAGTTCTGTCGATGTGTTACTGCAAACCTTTGCTATTATGGGTCAGACGATTAATGAAAAGGACCTGAAAGAGGCGGACATCGTCATCCAACCTAGGCTCGACGCTATGAAGGGTAATGACTTCAATGGACGGAATATGGCAATTCTTGCGGGGGAGCAAGCCGTGATGGCTCAAATGGTCGAGATCAAAAGGAAGTTGCTAGAGAAGCGCGGTGGGTGA
- a CDS encoding C40 family peptidase, whose amino-acid sequence MTIKIDIPLFRALAMACTVLASCWIASPAWSSDITVFDSAPPAQPPRSKFQQFTEQLTERASDLAQSAIGLIGINYKYGGNTPQTGLDCSGLVRYVFKEALGINLPRTSAELSKEGEKVDQDDLKPGDLVFYNTLKRSFSHVGIYLGDNKFIHAPRTGSSVRVESMDIAYWKNRFNGARRISDLDPATVANITAAQK is encoded by the coding sequence ATGACGATTAAAATTGACATTCCACTTTTTCGTGCTTTAGCAATGGCGTGTACCGTACTCGCTAGTTGCTGGATCGCCAGCCCGGCCTGGTCGTCAGATATAACTGTTTTCGATAGCGCCCCTCCCGCCCAACCGCCTCGCAGTAAATTTCAACAATTCACTGAGCAACTTACCGAACGTGCATCAGATCTTGCACAAAGTGCCATCGGTTTAATCGGTATTAATTATAAATACGGCGGCAACACGCCGCAAACTGGACTTGATTGCAGCGGCTTGGTGCGATACGTGTTTAAGGAAGCGCTCGGTATTAACTTACCCCGCACCTCAGCAGAACTCAGCAAAGAAGGCGAAAAAGTTGACCAGGATGACTTAAAACCTGGCGATCTGGTCTTTTATAACACCCTCAAACGCAGCTTCTCTCATGTCGGCATCTATCTAGGGGATAACAAGTTTATCCACGCTCCAAGGACCGGTTCTTCAGTGCGAGTAGAAAGCATGGATATAGCTTATTGGAAAAATCGCTTCAACGGCGCGCGTCGCATTAGTGATCTGGATCCGGCAACAGTTGCAAATATTACAGCAGCGCAAAAATAG
- a CDS encoding heme-binding protein gives MKSKQVLTLDDLKKIANAAEAEAKANNWAVTISIVDDGGHLLWLQRLDGAAPISAHIAPSKAKTAALGQRESKVYEDMINNGRFSFITAPNLDGLLEGGVPIVINGEYLGAVGVSGVKSSEDVQIAKAGIAALTA, from the coding sequence ATGAAATCGAAACAAGTATTAACACTCGACGATCTAAAGAAAATTGCGAATGCGGCAGAAGCTGAAGCCAAAGCAAATAACTGGGCTGTGACGATTTCTATTGTTGATGACGGCGGACATTTATTGTGGCTGCAGCGGTTGGACGGTGCGGCGCCAATTTCGGCCCACATTGCGCCATCCAAAGCCAAAACGGCCGCTCTTGGTCAGCGCGAATCTAAAGTGTATGAAGATATGATCAACAATGGTCGTTTCTCTTTCATCACTGCGCCTAACCTGGATGGATTACTTGAAGGTGGCGTTCCTATCGTTATCAATGGCGAATATTTGGGCGCGGTCGGCGTGTCTGGCGTTAAATCATCGGAAGATGTACAAATTGCTAAGGCAGGGATCGCCGCTTTAACTGCATAA
- the carA gene encoding glutamine-hydrolyzing carbamoyl-phosphate synthase small subunit, with product MPPFFSGHAVPAILALADGSIFQGFSIGAVGHTTGEVVFNTAMTGYQEILTDPSYSQQIVTLTYPHIGNTGVNPEDIESSRVHAAGLIIRDLPRLISNFRSTQTLESYLQDANIVAIAGIDTRKLTRILREKGAQSGAIVTVDTDVASAKAKALELARVFPGLAGMDLAKVVSTTKAYSWSETEWRLGRGYDQQITAKYHVVAFDYGVKFNILRMLAARGCKVTVLPAQATAAEALALNPDGIFLSNGPGDPEPCDYAISATKELIERGIPTFGICLGHQIMALASGAKTLKMKFGHHGANHPVQDLDTKQVMITSQNHGFAVDPTTLPANCRVTHVSLFDGSLQGFARTDKPAFCFQGHPEASPGPNDVAPLFDRFVAMMEKNKNA from the coding sequence TTGCCGCCATTTTTTTCTGGCCATGCTGTTCCGGCCATCCTCGCGCTAGCAGATGGATCAATTTTTCAAGGTTTTTCGATTGGCGCTGTTGGCCACACGACCGGCGAAGTGGTATTTAATACCGCAATGACCGGATACCAGGAAATTCTTACCGATCCTAGCTATAGTCAACAAATCGTCACACTGACTTACCCTCACATCGGCAATACCGGTGTTAATCCAGAGGATATCGAGTCGTCCCGCGTGCATGCTGCGGGCTTGATCATTCGCGATTTGCCGCGTTTGATTTCGAATTTTCGCTCTACCCAAACGCTTGAGTCTTACTTGCAAGATGCGAATATTGTCGCTATCGCCGGCATAGACACGCGCAAGCTGACACGTATTTTGCGTGAAAAAGGTGCGCAAAGCGGTGCCATCGTAACGGTCGACACAGACGTTGCCAGCGCGAAGGCGAAGGCCTTAGAGTTAGCGCGCGTCTTTCCTGGTTTGGCTGGAATGGATCTGGCTAAAGTGGTGTCTACCACCAAAGCTTATAGCTGGAGCGAGACAGAATGGCGTCTCGGTCGCGGCTACGATCAGCAAATTACCGCTAAATATCACGTCGTAGCGTTTGACTACGGCGTTAAATTCAATATCTTGCGCATGCTGGCCGCCCGTGGCTGCAAAGTAACCGTGTTGCCTGCCCAGGCGACCGCCGCTGAAGCGTTAGCGCTCAATCCAGATGGCATATTTCTGTCAAATGGTCCTGGCGATCCCGAGCCATGCGATTACGCAATTTCAGCGACCAAAGAATTAATCGAGCGAGGCATTCCTACTTTTGGTATCTGCCTCGGACATCAAATCATGGCGCTGGCATCCGGCGCGAAGACGTTGAAGATGAAATTCGGCCATCACGGCGCCAATCATCCGGTACAAGATCTCGATACCAAGCAGGTCATGATCACTTCGCAGAACCATGGTTTTGCGGTTGACCCGACAACGTTGCCCGCTAATTGCCGCGTGACACATGTCTCGCTATTCGACGGCTCGTTACAAGGCTTTGCTCGTACTGATAAGCCGGCATTTTGCTTTCAGGGACATCCAGAAGCATCACCTGGCCCGAATGACGTCGCCCCCTTGTTCGATCGCTTTGTGGCGATGATGGAGAAAAATAAAAATGCCTAA
- the carB gene encoding carbamoyl-phosphate synthase large subunit yields MPKRLDIKSILIIGAGPIIIGQACEFDYSGAQACKALREEGYKVILVNSNPATIMTDPEMADVTYIEPITWQVVERIIAKEKPDAILPTMGGQTALNCALDLHHHGILTKYNVELIGASPEAIDKAEDRSKFKAAMTKIGLGSARSGVAHTMDEAWVVQKELGFPTIIRPSFTMGGTGGGIAYNAEEFEAICKRGLEASPTKELLIEESLIGWKEFEMEVVRDKADNCIIVCSIENLDPMGVHTGDSITVAPAQTLTDKEYQIMRNASLAVLREIGVDTGGSNVQFSINPADGRMIVIEMNPRVSRSSALASKATGFPIAKIAAKLAVGFTLDELRNEITGGATPASFEPSIDYVVTKIPRFAFEKFPAADDHLTTQMKSVGEVMAIGRTFQESFQKALRGLEVGVDGMNEKTQDREVIEEELGEPGPDRIWYVGDAFAQGFTLEEVHQLTHIDPWFLSQIKEIVDTELWLESTQTLEGLDRDTLYKLKQQGFADRRLAKLLKVTDTEVRAKRHALNLRPVYKRVDTCAGEFSTNTAYMYSTYEEECESNPTDKKKIMVLGGGPNRIGQGIEFDYCCVHAALALRADGYETIMVNCNPETVSTDYDTSDRLYFESLTLEDVLEIVDKEKPYGVIVQYGGQTPLKLALDLEANGVPIVGTSPDMIDAAEDRERFQKLLHDLNLRQPPNRTARTEEDALRLAQEIGYPLVVRPSYVLGGRAMEIVHEQRDLERYMREAVKVSHDSPVLLDRFLNDAIEVDVDCLSDGERTFIGGVMEHIEQAGVHSGDSACSLPPYSLAQETIDELKRQTALMAKGLNVVGLMNVQFAIQQIDGKDVVFVLEVNPRASRTVPFVSKATGLQLAKIAARCMVGQSLDSQGIKDEVVPKYFSVKEAVFPFVKFPGVDTILGPEMKSTGEVMGVGKTFGEAFVKSQLGAGIKLPTSGQVFLSVKASDKPRAVKVAKDLVAMGFSVVATKGTAAAIHAAGIPVKTVNKVVEGRPHVVDMIKNNEITLVINTVEEKRSAIVDSRAIRTSALQARATTYTTIAGAEAAVQGMRHLDELNVYDLQGLHKTLH; encoded by the coding sequence ATGCCTAAGCGTCTCGATATAAAAAGCATCCTGATTATTGGTGCTGGTCCGATCATTATCGGCCAGGCCTGCGAGTTTGATTATTCCGGCGCGCAAGCCTGCAAAGCGTTGCGTGAAGAAGGCTACAAAGTCATTCTGGTTAATAGCAATCCTGCGACCATCATGACTGATCCGGAAATGGCTGATGTCACGTACATTGAGCCGATTACCTGGCAAGTAGTTGAGCGCATTATTGCGAAAGAAAAGCCGGATGCAATCCTGCCTACGATGGGCGGCCAGACCGCGCTGAATTGTGCGCTGGATTTGCATCATCATGGCATTCTGACTAAATATAACGTTGAGTTGATTGGTGCTTCGCCAGAAGCGATCGACAAGGCAGAAGATCGCTCCAAATTTAAAGCGGCCATGACCAAAATTGGTCTTGGTTCGGCCCGCTCTGGTGTCGCGCACACCATGGACGAAGCATGGGTTGTGCAAAAAGAACTCGGCTTCCCGACCATTATTCGTCCATCGTTCACTATGGGTGGAACCGGCGGCGGTATTGCGTATAACGCGGAAGAGTTTGAAGCGATTTGCAAGCGTGGCCTCGAAGCCTCGCCAACTAAAGAATTGTTGATTGAAGAATCATTGATCGGTTGGAAAGAATTCGAGATGGAAGTTGTGCGCGATAAGGCGGATAACTGCATTATTGTCTGCTCAATCGAAAATCTGGATCCGATGGGCGTGCATACCGGTGACTCCATTACGGTTGCGCCAGCACAGACATTGACAGACAAAGAATATCAAATCATGCGTAACGCCTCACTCGCTGTTTTGCGTGAGATTGGCGTTGATACAGGTGGTTCTAACGTACAGTTTTCAATCAATCCGGCTGATGGTCGGATGATTGTCATTGAGATGAATCCTCGGGTATCACGTTCATCAGCATTGGCATCGAAAGCGACCGGTTTTCCGATCGCGAAGATCGCGGCAAAACTGGCAGTTGGTTTTACGCTGGATGAACTTCGTAACGAAATCACTGGCGGAGCAACGCCTGCGTCATTTGAGCCTTCGATCGATTACGTCGTGACGAAGATCCCGCGTTTTGCATTCGAAAAATTTCCTGCAGCTGACGACCATTTAACCACCCAAATGAAGTCGGTTGGCGAAGTAATGGCGATTGGCCGCACTTTCCAGGAGTCATTCCAAAAGGCATTACGCGGACTTGAAGTTGGCGTTGATGGCATGAACGAAAAAACTCAGGATCGCGAAGTTATTGAAGAAGAGCTTGGCGAACCTGGTCCAGATCGTATCTGGTACGTCGGTGACGCGTTTGCACAAGGTTTTACATTGGAAGAAGTGCATCAACTGACCCATATCGATCCATGGTTTCTATCGCAAATTAAAGAAATCGTTGATACTGAATTGTGGCTGGAAAGCACCCAAACGCTAGAGGGGCTCGATCGCGATACGCTGTATAAACTAAAGCAGCAAGGCTTTGCCGATCGTCGTCTGGCGAAGCTGCTGAAAGTTACCGATACCGAAGTTCGTGCCAAGCGCCATGCGCTGAATTTGCGTCCGGTCTATAAGCGTGTTGATACCTGTGCTGGTGAGTTTTCGACGAATACCGCTTATATGTACTCGACCTATGAGGAAGAGTGCGAGTCGAATCCGACCGACAAAAAGAAAATCATGGTACTGGGCGGCGGACCTAACCGTATCGGCCAAGGTATCGAGTTTGATTATTGTTGCGTACATGCGGCACTGGCACTAAGAGCAGATGGATACGAGACCATCATGGTCAACTGCAATCCGGAAACCGTTTCGACCGATTACGACACGTCTGATCGTTTGTATTTTGAATCGCTGACGCTGGAAGACGTACTAGAAATCGTCGATAAAGAAAAACCATACGGCGTCATCGTTCAATACGGTGGTCAAACGCCGTTGAAACTCGCGCTGGATCTGGAAGCGAATGGCGTACCGATTGTCGGCACCTCACCAGACATGATTGATGCTGCCGAAGATCGGGAACGTTTTCAAAAACTATTGCATGATTTGAATCTCCGTCAGCCACCAAACCGTACAGCACGTACTGAAGAAGACGCATTGCGTCTGGCTCAGGAAATAGGCTATCCGCTGGTAGTGCGCCCGTCCTATGTATTGGGTGGTCGTGCTATGGAAATCGTCCATGAGCAACGTGATCTTGAGCGCTACATGCGTGAAGCCGTGAAGGTTTCGCACGATTCTCCGGTATTGCTGGATCGTTTCCTGAACGACGCGATTGAAGTCGACGTCGATTGCTTATCAGATGGCGAGCGTACATTCATCGGTGGCGTCATGGAGCACATTGAGCAAGCGGGTGTCCATTCGGGGGACTCAGCATGTTCGCTGCCACCTTATTCTTTGGCGCAGGAAACTATTGATGAGTTGAAGCGTCAGACTGCATTGATGGCTAAAGGCCTGAATGTGGTCGGCTTGATGAACGTGCAGTTTGCCATTCAGCAGATTGATGGCAAGGATGTTGTGTTCGTTCTAGAGGTTAATCCGCGTGCATCGCGTACGGTGCCGTTTGTTTCTAAGGCTACCGGTTTGCAATTGGCTAAGATTGCGGCGCGCTGCATGGTCGGCCAATCTCTGGATAGTCAGGGGATCAAGGACGAGGTCGTACCGAAATACTTCAGTGTCAAAGAAGCGGTATTCCCGTTTGTTAAGTTCCCCGGCGTGGATACCATTCTGGGGCCGGAAATGAAGTCAACCGGTGAAGTGATGGGCGTGGGCAAAACGTTCGGCGAGGCTTTCGTTAAATCGCAACTCGGTGCCGGTATCAAATTGCCAACATCGGGTCAGGTATTTCTCAGCGTTAAAGCTAGCGATAAGCCACGTGCAGTGAAAGTTGCCAAGGATTTAGTAGCGATGGGATTCTCAGTGGTCGCCACGAAGGGCACAGCTGCCGCTATTCATGCAGCGGGTATTCCGGTGAAGACTGTCAACAAAGTGGTTGAGGGTCGTCCACATGTCGTCGACATGATTAAGAACAATGAAATTACATTGGTCATTAATACGGTCGAAGAGAAGCGTAGTGCGATTGTCGATTCACGCGCTATCCGCACATCAGCCTTGCAAGCGCGGGCGACGACTTACACCACCATCGCGGGAGCGGAGGCGGCGGTTCAGGGTATGCGGCATCTTGATGAGTTGAACGTCTACGATTTACAAGGTCTGCATAAAACCTTACACTAA
- the greA gene encoding transcription elongation factor GreA — translation MSSVPLTKFGAELLKSELVRLKTKERPSVINAIAEARAHGDLSENADYDAAKERQGFIEGRIADLEGKLGAAQIIDPTTLDADGRVVFAATVDLEDLETGDKVTYQIVGMDEADIKVSKVSVTSPIARALIGKSAGDVVGVQAPSGIREYEILEVRYI, via the coding sequence ATGAGCTCAGTACCTCTTACCAAGTTTGGCGCCGAATTACTGAAGTCTGAACTGGTACGCCTGAAAACCAAAGAGCGCCCATCCGTGATCAATGCAATTGCTGAGGCGCGTGCGCACGGCGATCTTTCGGAAAATGCCGATTACGACGCAGCCAAAGAGCGTCAAGGTTTTATCGAAGGTCGGATTGCCGATCTAGAAGGTAAATTAGGTGCAGCGCAAATCATTGATCCGACTACGCTGGATGCGGATGGTCGTGTAGTTTTTGCTGCAACTGTTGATCTCGAAGATTTGGAGACTGGCGATAAGGTGACTTACCAAATCGTTGGCATGGATGAAGCAGACATAAAAGTTTCAAAAGTCTCTGTTACCTCGCCGATTGCTCGTGCCTTAATCGGTAAAAGTGCTGGCGACGTGGTCGGCGTTCAAGCGCCGTCCGGGATTCGCGAGTACGAAATTTTGGAAGTGCGCTACATCTAA
- a CDS encoding DUF4149 domain-containing protein translates to MIVVRARLLIATLWVGSLWTVGYVVAPTLFATLADRALAGTIAGSLFRVEAWLGVACGLLLTLLFGFRTADDNAPLRKTLLRLTLVMLLCTVVGYFGIQPFMASLREAIASGGIMSPAAKTQFGILHGVASGIYLIQSLFGMGLILKLRTLR, encoded by the coding sequence ATGATAGTAGTGCGCGCAAGATTATTGATTGCCACCTTATGGGTTGGCAGCTTATGGACCGTTGGATACGTGGTTGCGCCGACATTATTTGCAACATTGGCAGATCGCGCTTTAGCAGGCACGATTGCCGGTAGTTTATTTAGAGTTGAGGCTTGGCTCGGTGTTGCCTGTGGGCTGTTGCTAACGCTGTTATTTGGTTTTCGGACCGCAGATGATAACGCGCCGTTGCGCAAAACTTTATTGCGTTTAACTTTGGTGATGCTGCTTTGTACTGTGGTTGGCTATTTTGGTATTCAGCCGTTCATGGCATCGCTACGCGAGGCGATCGCATCCGGTGGCATTATGAGTCCGGCTGCTAAAACACAATTCGGAATTTTACACGGCGTCGCAAGCGGCATATATCTCATCCAAAGCCTGTTTGGAATGGGCCTGATTTTAAAGCTACGCACATTGCGTTAA
- a CDS encoding YhbY family RNA-binding protein, translating to MLKLTPAERSELRAEAHALSPVVLISEEGLKPSLMKEIDNSLNSHGLIKVRVFGDDREARIAIYETICDKLGAAPVQHIGKLLIMYRPQKDAANKARTETRGKGMREVTIVKPSPSGTKRPSVTKVMVKGNERVTAGGNIKREKPRQKSRKKSALGQ from the coding sequence ATGTTGAAACTCACACCCGCCGAGCGCAGCGAACTCCGCGCCGAAGCCCATGCACTAAGTCCAGTTGTCCTGATCAGTGAAGAAGGTTTAAAACCTTCACTGATGAAGGAAATTGACAACAGCCTGAATTCTCACGGCCTTATCAAAGTGCGTGTATTTGGCGACGACCGCGAAGCGCGGATTGCAATCTACGAAACTATTTGCGACAAACTCGGTGCCGCGCCGGTACAACACATTGGTAAACTCCTGATAATGTATCGCCCACAAAAAGATGCTGCTAATAAGGCACGCACCGAAACACGTGGTAAGGGTATGCGGGAAGTCACTATCGTTAAACCAAGTCCAAGTGGCACAAAGCGCCCGTCAGTTACCAAGGTAATGGTAAAAGGCAATGAACGCGTTACTGCTGGTGGCAATATTAAACGTGAAAAACCACGTCAAAAGAGCCGCAAGAAATCTGCGCTTGGTCAGTAA
- a CDS encoding RlmE family RNA methyltransferase — MAKKKLNKNWLHDHINDPYVKLAQKEGYRARAAYKLKEIDEVDKLIKPGQIIVDLGSTPGSWSQYVRNKLSGQEGGGIHGMVIGLDILPMDPIADVHFILGDFREQESLSQLERLLAGRKVDLVLSDMAPNLSGIAIADAARMEEIIDLAIEFTVNHMKPSGVLLAKCFNGRGYNEILSKFRATFESVGSRKPKASRDKSSEIFLLGRNLKNSA, encoded by the coding sequence ATGGCAAAGAAGAAATTAAACAAAAACTGGCTACACGATCACATTAATGATCCATATGTGAAGCTGGCACAGAAAGAAGGCTATCGCGCCCGGGCTGCTTATAAGCTAAAAGAAATCGACGAAGTTGATAAGTTGATTAAGCCAGGGCAAATTATAGTTGACCTTGGCTCAACACCTGGAAGCTGGTCTCAATACGTTCGTAATAAATTATCCGGTCAAGAAGGCGGCGGAATCCATGGAATGGTTATTGGATTGGATATATTACCGATGGATCCTATTGCCGATGTGCATTTTATCCTGGGGGATTTTCGCGAGCAAGAAAGTCTCTCTCAACTTGAACGGTTGCTAGCTGGTCGTAAAGTTGACCTTGTGTTGTCTGATATGGCCCCTAATCTATCAGGTATTGCCATAGCGGATGCCGCACGGATGGAGGAAATTATTGATTTGGCAATTGAATTTACTGTAAATCACATGAAGCCGTCTGGCGTGTTGTTGGCGAAATGCTTCAATGGCCGAGGATATAACGAGATACTAAGCAAATTTCGCGCAACATTCGAGAGTGTTGGCTCTAGAAAACCGAAAGCGAGCCGTGATAAATCGTCAGAAATATTTTTATTGGGCCGGAATTTAAAGAATTCGGCTTAA